A region of Plantactinospora sp. BC1 DNA encodes the following proteins:
- a CDS encoding arsenate reductase ArsC, with protein sequence MADKPSVLFVCVHNAGRSQMAAGWLRQLAGDSVEVRSAGSEPAGQINPVAVEAMREVGIDISTEQPKILDWETAEASDVIVTMGCGDTCPVFPGKRYEDWSLADPAGQPLSVVREVRDEIRTRIVRLLAELNPTGPAAG encoded by the coding sequence GTGGCCGACAAGCCCTCCGTCCTATTCGTCTGTGTACACAACGCCGGCCGTTCCCAGATGGCGGCCGGTTGGCTACGTCAACTGGCCGGGGACAGTGTCGAGGTCCGGTCCGCCGGTTCGGAGCCCGCCGGGCAGATCAACCCGGTGGCCGTCGAAGCGATGCGGGAGGTCGGCATCGACATATCAACCGAACAACCCAAGATTCTCGACTGGGAGACCGCCGAAGCCAGCGACGTGATCGTCACGATGGGCTGCGGAGACACCTGCCCGGTCTTTCCCGGCAAGCGCTACGAGGACTGGTCCCTCGCCGACCCCGCCGGCCAGCCCCTGTCCGTCGTCCGCGAGGTCCGCGACGAGATCCGTACCCGGATCGTGCGCCTCCTCGCGGAACTGAACCCGACCGGGCCAGCAGCGGGTTGA
- a CDS encoding GNAT family N-acetyltransferase: MTPATTNAGDVTVVAMRNEHAAEVLEIYRLGIATGNATFETEPPTWEKYATSRDQEHRFVALDPGGRVTGWVACSPVSDRCVYSGVVEHSVYVHPEAHGCGIGRVLLDVLIASTEQAGIWTIQSGIFPENAASLALHAACGFRVVGTRERIGRHRGRWRDVILIERRSTKII; the protein is encoded by the coding sequence ATGACTCCCGCAACCACCAACGCTGGCGACGTCACCGTCGTGGCGATGAGAAACGAGCACGCCGCAGAGGTGCTAGAAATTTACCGGCTGGGGATCGCGACCGGGAACGCCACCTTCGAGACCGAACCGCCGACCTGGGAGAAGTACGCGACCAGCAGAGATCAGGAGCACCGATTCGTCGCCCTCGACCCCGGCGGCCGGGTCACTGGTTGGGTGGCGTGCAGCCCCGTCTCGGACCGCTGCGTCTACTCAGGAGTGGTCGAACACTCCGTCTATGTACACCCGGAGGCGCATGGCTGTGGGATCGGGCGCGTTCTCCTCGACGTTCTGATCGCTTCGACGGAGCAGGCCGGGATCTGGACGATCCAGTCCGGCATCTTCCCGGAGAACGCCGCCAGCCTGGCCCTGCACGCTGCCTGCGGTTTCCGGGTTGTGGGGACTCGCGAGCGCATCGGCCGTCATCGCGGCCGGTGGCGCGACGTGATTCTGATCGAGCGGCGCAGTACAAAGATCATCTGA
- a CDS encoding aquaporin, translating into MSLARRTSAEFAGTALLVAAVVGSGIAAARLSPGDVGLQLLQNAFATALALGALILIFGPVSGAHFNPVISAADWWLGRRTGAGLSPAQLAAYVAAQVTGAVAGAVLGNLMFDLPAVTWSGTARTGGHLWLGEVVATAGLVLLVVALVRSGRVNVAPAAVGAYIGAAYWFTSSTSFANPAVTVGRIFSDTFAGIAPASAPGFIAGQLVGAVAALAALAWWYPVPRRRPDDMVIRHATQEEAPA; encoded by the coding sequence GTGAGCCTGGCCCGGCGTACGTCGGCGGAGTTCGCCGGTACGGCCCTGCTGGTCGCCGCAGTGGTCGGCTCCGGCATCGCGGCCGCCCGGCTGTCGCCCGGGGACGTGGGACTGCAACTGTTGCAGAACGCGTTCGCGACGGCTCTGGCACTCGGCGCGCTGATCCTGATCTTCGGGCCGGTCTCCGGGGCGCACTTCAACCCGGTGATCTCGGCGGCGGACTGGTGGCTCGGTCGACGTACCGGTGCAGGGCTGAGCCCGGCCCAGCTCGCGGCGTACGTGGCCGCGCAGGTCACCGGAGCGGTCGCCGGGGCTGTGCTGGGGAACCTGATGTTCGATCTGCCTGCCGTGACCTGGTCCGGCACGGCGCGCACGGGCGGGCACCTCTGGCTGGGCGAGGTCGTCGCCACCGCCGGCCTGGTGCTGCTCGTCGTCGCCCTGGTCCGCTCCGGTCGGGTGAACGTGGCACCTGCCGCGGTCGGCGCCTACATCGGTGCCGCGTACTGGTTCACCAGCAGCACCAGTTTCGCGAATCCGGCCGTGACCGTAGGCCGAATCTTCTCCGACACCTTCGCGGGCATCGCCCCCGCCTCGGCACCGGGTTTCATCGCGGGTCAACTCGTCGGCGCTGTGGCCGCGCTGGCCGCCCTGGCGTGGTGGTACCCCGTGCCGAGACGGCGGCCCGACGACATGGTCATCCGGCATGCGACGCAGGAGGAGGCACCTGCATGA
- a CDS encoding helix-turn-helix transcriptional regulator, translating into MSRQELPLLSAESCCPPLVAEALTEETAADLARGFKALGDPVRLRLLSLIAARAGGEVCVCELTDAFDLTGPTISHHLKVLREAGLVDSQRRGTWVYYWVMPGRLGALSRLLDTSAMTSRASG; encoded by the coding sequence GTGTCGAGACAAGAGCTACCCCTACTCAGCGCCGAAAGCTGCTGTCCGCCGCTGGTCGCCGAAGCCCTGACCGAGGAGACGGCCGCCGACCTGGCCCGGGGCTTCAAGGCGCTGGGTGATCCGGTACGCCTGCGCCTGTTGTCGCTCATCGCGGCCCGAGCCGGCGGGGAGGTCTGCGTGTGTGAGCTGACCGACGCGTTCGACCTGACCGGGCCGACGATCTCGCACCACCTCAAGGTGCTGCGGGAAGCGGGCCTGGTCGACTCCCAGCGTCGAGGCACCTGGGTCTACTACTGGGTGATGCCCGGCCGACTCGGTGCATTGTCCCGGCTGCTCGACACGTCGGCGATGACGTCCCGAGCGTCCGGGTGA
- a CDS encoding ArsI/CadI family heavy metal resistance metalloenzyme, translated as MSRVQLALRVSDLEGSVAFYSKLFGVEPAKRRPGYANFAIEQPPLKLVLLEGAPDQPTVMDHLGVEVFDGAEVAAATERLTQSGLITLTENDTSCCYAVQDKVWVRGPGNEPWEVYVVKGDSDQYGKSADAQPGADGNCKCGEAGDTGDGKEDEATATVGAASGGCCS; from the coding sequence ATGTCCCGCGTCCAACTCGCGCTACGCGTTTCCGACCTTGAAGGGTCGGTGGCGTTCTACTCCAAGCTGTTCGGGGTCGAGCCGGCCAAGCGCCGCCCCGGGTACGCCAACTTCGCCATCGAGCAGCCGCCGCTGAAGCTCGTCCTGCTCGAAGGCGCCCCGGACCAGCCCACCGTCATGGACCACCTCGGCGTCGAGGTCTTCGACGGCGCGGAGGTGGCGGCCGCGACCGAGCGGCTCACCCAGAGCGGGTTGATCACCCTCACCGAGAACGACACCTCCTGCTGCTACGCCGTGCAGGACAAGGTGTGGGTACGCGGCCCCGGCAACGAACCGTGGGAGGTGTACGTGGTCAAGGGCGACTCCGACCAGTACGGCAAGAGCGCCGACGCACAGCCCGGCGCCGACGGCAACTGCAAGTGCGGCGAGGCCGGAGACACTGGCGACGGCAAGGAAGACGAGGCAACGGCCACCGTTGGAGCAGCCTCCGGCGGTTGCTGCTCGTAG
- a CDS encoding NUDIX domain-containing protein translates to MATYEVALVLLVDPSGAVLLQHRDEDVAVSPNQWSLPGGHIEAGESPEEAARRELWEETGLTADELHLLWSGPRPYEAGFPHTVTLHVFSGTTSARQEDVVLGEGQAMVFVPRNELLQRELAVSSALVLALHLKGT, encoded by the coding sequence GTGGCCACCTATGAGGTCGCGCTCGTGCTGCTTGTTGATCCCTCGGGCGCGGTGCTTCTGCAACACCGGGATGAGGACGTGGCCGTGTCGCCGAATCAGTGGAGCCTGCCAGGTGGCCACATCGAGGCCGGTGAGTCACCCGAGGAGGCGGCCCGCCGGGAACTCTGGGAAGAGACGGGTCTGACGGCGGATGAGTTGCACCTGCTGTGGAGCGGTCCGCGTCCGTACGAGGCCGGCTTTCCCCACACTGTGACCCTCCACGTGTTCAGTGGGACCACCAGTGCGCGCCAGGAGGATGTGGTACTGGGCGAGGGACAGGCCATGGTGTTCGTCCCTCGGAATGAGCTACTTCAGCGTGAGCTGGCGGTCTCTTCTGCGCTGGTCCTGGCTCTGCACCTCAAGGGCACCTGA
- a CDS encoding winged helix-turn-helix domain-containing protein gives MSIDRRSHTPVYRQLANLIRERIYSGQYEAGAPLPSEVTLSQEYGVGRDAVRQALALLRSEGLVSTERGERSRVRTPPERVPVELPPGGRAVARMPTDPERVERDMDAGVPLIEVHHPDGTTEIYPADKTELIRPV, from the coding sequence ATGTCGATCGATCGGCGCTCGCACACGCCTGTGTACCGCCAGCTCGCGAATCTCATCCGCGAGCGCATCTACTCTGGGCAGTACGAGGCAGGAGCGCCGCTGCCGAGCGAGGTCACCCTCTCTCAGGAGTACGGCGTCGGCCGGGATGCTGTCCGCCAAGCGCTTGCCCTGCTCCGTAGCGAGGGACTCGTCAGCACCGAACGTGGAGAACGGTCCCGAGTGCGGACACCGCCCGAGCGGGTGCCGGTCGAGTTACCGCCCGGTGGACGGGCAGTTGCGCGCATGCCCACCGACCCAGAGCGCGTCGAACGCGACATGGACGCGGGAGTGCCCTTGATCGAGGTGCACCACCCGGATGGCACGACCGAGATTTATCCAGCCGACAAGACAGAGCTGATCCGTCCAGTTTGA
- a CDS encoding GntR family transcriptional regulator, translated as MGGQGGSGIGFREIAQELREAIQSKTLPPGSPLPSETDVVKRWRVARVTARRALAALEAENLIETVPGRGRFVRGPGGTSEERTGAKFEAVAAAVRRSIDSGAFPPGSRVPSEAELSEQFQSSVGTVRQALRALESRGILVSLRGKGRYVPQDSGSGPVATDAERIAAEIRVAIERGELAAGVGLPGEMELAERHGVARGTVRRALTALERAGLIETVRGKGRFVVEQLASHANDEARGS; from the coding sequence GTGGGCGGGCAAGGTGGCAGCGGCATCGGCTTCCGTGAGATTGCACAGGAGCTACGGGAGGCAATCCAGTCCAAGACCCTGCCTCCCGGCTCGCCCCTCCCCTCTGAGACAGATGTCGTCAAGCGGTGGCGCGTTGCTCGCGTCACCGCACGGCGCGCGCTGGCCGCGCTCGAAGCGGAGAACTTGATTGAGACCGTTCCCGGGCGGGGACGGTTCGTACGTGGCCCGGGAGGCACCTCAGAGGAGCGCACCGGGGCGAAGTTCGAGGCGGTTGCGGCTGCTGTTCGACGGTCGATTGACAGCGGCGCATTTCCGCCCGGCAGTCGTGTTCCGAGCGAAGCTGAGTTGAGTGAACAGTTTCAGTCGTCGGTAGGGACGGTCCGGCAGGCGTTACGCGCTTTAGAGAGTCGCGGAATCCTCGTCTCCTTACGGGGCAAGGGGAGGTACGTTCCGCAGGATTCGGGGTCTGGTCCGGTTGCCACGGATGCCGAACGAATCGCTGCCGAAATTCGTGTCGCTATCGAGCGTGGGGAGTTGGCCGCAGGCGTGGGCCTGCCTGGCGAGATGGAACTAGCGGAAAGGCACGGAGTGGCACGGGGTACAGTGCGCCGTGCCTTGACGGCCCTGGAGCGCGCCGGATTGATAGAGACTGTCAGAGGGAAGGGGCGCTTCGTGGTCGAGCAACTTGCGTCACACGCGAACGATGAAGCAAGAGGCTCCTGA
- a CDS encoding phosphotransferase family protein, with protein MGASDSPFSSDEAVKVLGEACRTIGVSTKDAALIRLGENAIFRLPAANLIVRIARGVDVIEDARKEVRVSDWLRNAGLPAARTADFPQPIVALDHPVTFWHPIVDSGRKARAAGLAAVLHELHALTPSADLKLPALNMFGRVQERIDQASDLDPRDVDFLRRRLDELTAEYSGLAYSSLPCAVHGDAHVQNLIVDPAGTAVLIDFERFAFGHRETDLSVTATEYEIGWHTDQDYAEFCQVYGYDVRAWEGFPVLRGLNQLKMTTWLMQNVREGPAVAKEFRNRLETLRDPTSRRRWAPF; from the coding sequence ATGGGCGCGTCCGACTCGCCTTTCAGCTCGGACGAGGCGGTAAAGGTTCTAGGCGAGGCTTGCCGAACGATCGGGGTTTCTACCAAGGACGCAGCGCTGATCCGGCTCGGCGAGAATGCGATCTTCCGCCTTCCCGCTGCGAATTTGATCGTCCGGATCGCTCGTGGTGTCGATGTTATTGAGGACGCCCGGAAAGAGGTACGCGTATCGGACTGGTTGCGGAATGCCGGGTTGCCCGCGGCCCGGACTGCGGATTTCCCTCAGCCCATTGTCGCGCTGGACCATCCTGTCACCTTCTGGCATCCGATCGTGGACAGCGGACGTAAGGCGCGTGCCGCCGGGCTAGCAGCCGTCCTGCACGAGCTTCACGCTCTGACACCATCGGCGGATCTCAAACTTCCGGCGCTGAACATGTTCGGTCGCGTGCAAGAACGGATTGACCAGGCGTCAGACCTTGACCCGAGGGATGTTGATTTTCTTCGGAGACGGCTGGACGAGCTCACCGCCGAATACAGCGGACTCGCCTACTCGTCCCTACCGTGCGCCGTGCACGGGGACGCTCACGTACAGAATCTCATTGTTGATCCGGCCGGCACCGCCGTGCTGATCGATTTCGAGCGTTTCGCGTTTGGCCACCGGGAAACGGATCTCTCCGTCACCGCGACCGAGTATGAGATTGGGTGGCATACCGATCAGGACTACGCCGAGTTCTGCCAGGTTTACGGCTACGACGTGCGGGCCTGGGAGGGGTTTCCCGTGCTGCGGGGGCTCAATCAGCTCAAGATGACGACATGGCTGATGCAAAACGTCCGTGAGGGGCCAGCGGTTGCCAAGGAGTTCCGAAATCGCTTGGAGACGCTACGCGACCCCACCTCCCGCCGCCGCTGGGCTCCCTTCTGA
- a CDS encoding sporulation protein translates to MPELQPNLSLAEVMTRVNCSNKGLAARVRAVAARHGTELKCDHVTVKRWLDGSQPRTQTAGFIAEALSEKGGFRVSVEDIGMGEASPMATFESALQYPDDVAGARIRLLELARHDLSNLPDVLTSPAVPAAWSAPLLPWLLSRPEPVPETGATARRVGMADVEAICATNKMFMRLDFQYGGGHARSALAQYFAAEVLPLLDGRFTENVGKRLFSAASEVAQLLGWTAYDAGRHGLAQRYLIQALRLAQAGQDRVMGSRILSNLSHQANYLGRFTEAAQLARAAQEGGKGAASATVMTMLLSMEARALAGSGDEKGCAAVLAAAETVFGRRNSADDPPWIDYFDEAELAGEMAHCFRDLRKPKLTQEFVGKAVALSDPTYVRTLAFMRLVLCASCIHESDLERAAGAGIEAITLAGSLKSERYLRYIRDLCGDFAPHQASAVVVPFLRLADEVLLPSEGSPAAAGGGVA, encoded by the coding sequence GTGCCCGAACTTCAGCCGAACCTGTCCTTGGCTGAGGTGATGACCCGAGTCAACTGCTCCAACAAGGGACTTGCCGCACGGGTCCGCGCGGTTGCCGCGCGGCACGGAACAGAGCTGAAGTGCGATCACGTCACCGTCAAGCGATGGCTGGATGGGTCGCAGCCTCGCACGCAGACGGCCGGATTCATCGCGGAAGCCCTGTCGGAGAAGGGCGGCTTCCGGGTCAGCGTCGAAGACATCGGCATGGGGGAGGCATCTCCCATGGCGACGTTCGAAAGCGCGCTTCAGTACCCGGATGATGTCGCGGGAGCACGGATTCGGCTGCTGGAACTCGCACGCCATGACCTGTCGAACCTGCCTGATGTCCTCACGTCACCAGCCGTCCCGGCCGCCTGGTCAGCGCCCCTGCTTCCATGGCTCCTGTCTCGCCCCGAACCGGTCCCGGAGACCGGTGCTACGGCACGTCGAGTAGGAATGGCCGACGTTGAGGCCATCTGCGCAACGAACAAGATGTTCATGCGTCTCGATTTCCAGTACGGCGGAGGACACGCCCGTAGCGCTCTGGCGCAGTACTTCGCGGCCGAGGTGCTGCCGCTGCTGGACGGGAGGTTCACCGAAAACGTCGGGAAGCGACTCTTCTCGGCTGCTTCGGAAGTCGCGCAACTACTCGGTTGGACCGCGTACGACGCCGGACGGCACGGCCTGGCGCAGCGGTACCTAATCCAGGCGCTACGCCTGGCACAGGCCGGGCAAGACCGCGTGATGGGCAGCCGCATCCTCTCCAACCTGAGCCACCAGGCCAACTACCTTGGCCGGTTTACCGAAGCAGCCCAGTTGGCGAGAGCCGCGCAAGAGGGCGGAAAGGGCGCTGCCAGCGCAACGGTAATGACAATGCTGCTGTCCATGGAGGCACGGGCATTAGCGGGATCAGGCGATGAGAAAGGATGCGCCGCCGTGCTTGCTGCGGCAGAGACCGTATTTGGCCGCCGTAATTCAGCCGATGACCCACCATGGATCGATTACTTTGATGAAGCTGAGTTAGCCGGGGAGATGGCGCACTGTTTCCGAGATCTCCGTAAACCAAAGCTGACACAGGAGTTCGTCGGTAAGGCTGTAGCTCTATCCGATCCAACCTATGTGCGGACGCTCGCCTTCATGCGCCTCGTCCTCTGCGCGAGTTGCATTCATGAGTCTGATCTAGAGCGTGCTGCTGGTGCAGGGATCGAGGCCATCACCCTTGCCGGTAGCCTCAAGTCAGAGCGCTATCTCCGCTACATCCGAGACTTGTGCGGCGACTTTGCGCCACACCAGGCGAGCGCGGTGGTGGTGCCGTTCCTGCGCCTTGCGGACGAAGTGCTCTTGCCGTCAGAAGGGAGCCCAGCGGCGGCGGGAGGTGGGGTCGCGTAG
- a CDS encoding DUF6284 family protein, whose product MDRHTDEPTPADLDAIEAEWPLIDAELSLLDAEIRALYSDGGPSPLDRRRIRRAEQRVMRMAATLGSPVTPTRLAA is encoded by the coding sequence ATGGACAGGCACACGGACGAGCCCACCCCGGCAGACCTGGACGCGATCGAGGCGGAGTGGCCGCTCATCGACGCCGAACTCTCCCTGCTCGACGCGGAGATCAGGGCTCTGTACAGCGACGGCGGACCGTCGCCGTTGGACCGGCGCCGCATCCGGCGTGCGGAGCAGCGGGTGATGCGGATGGCCGCGACGTTGGGCAGCCCGGTCACGCCGACCCGGCTCGCGGCGTAG
- a CDS encoding ABC transporter permease, protein MTTPTLNSAYPRSVEDLLPAARDLADRTGEIPSRNRLMKEFKVGGPKARAILSALRQPSPVALPAPNEPSGETPQNQPDPEADPGSATTPAAAPPTEKPATDETSPESSPLPIPPADPGAAGTPEQGRKPRPAVRSWVLLLLAAPAFVAIWSGWVGLGGLTGFGVVHPLPGIWDSLSINTAITLPIGVEAYAAYALRAWLSGDAVPIRARRFARISGIGSLMLGALGQIAYHQMTAAGMTSAPAWITTIVACLPVAVLGMGAALAHLLHTNDQP, encoded by the coding sequence ATGACCACCCCGACCCTGAACAGCGCGTACCCCCGGTCCGTGGAAGACCTGCTGCCGGCCGCGCGGGACCTGGCCGATCGGACCGGCGAGATTCCCTCCCGGAACCGGCTCATGAAGGAGTTCAAGGTGGGCGGGCCGAAGGCACGCGCCATCCTGTCTGCCCTCCGGCAGCCCTCCCCCGTCGCACTTCCGGCGCCGAACGAGCCGAGCGGCGAGACCCCGCAGAACCAGCCAGACCCCGAAGCGGACCCGGGTTCGGCGACGACGCCGGCCGCCGCCCCGCCGACAGAGAAGCCCGCCACCGACGAAACGTCGCCGGAGTCGTCGCCGCTGCCCATCCCGCCCGCAGACCCGGGCGCCGCCGGCACCCCGGAGCAGGGTCGCAAGCCGCGCCCGGCGGTGCGGTCGTGGGTCCTGCTGCTGTTGGCCGCTCCCGCGTTCGTGGCCATCTGGTCCGGGTGGGTCGGACTCGGCGGACTCACCGGGTTCGGCGTGGTCCACCCGCTGCCGGGCATCTGGGACTCGCTGAGCATCAACACGGCGATCACCCTGCCCATCGGCGTCGAGGCGTACGCGGCCTACGCCCTGCGGGCATGGCTCTCCGGCGACGCGGTACCGATCCGGGCGCGCAGGTTCGCCCGGATCTCCGGGATCGGCTCCTTGATGCTCGGCGCACTCGGGCAGATCGCCTACCACCAGATGACCGCCGCCGGGATGACCTCCGCCCCGGCGTGGATCACGACCATCGTCGCCTGCCTCCCGGTCGCTGTGCTCGGCATGGGGGCGGCGCTGGCTCACCTGCTCCACACGAACGACCAGCCCTGA
- a CDS encoding cell division protein FtsK — MASNPDDRFDWEAYEADLTRQADADVVDLDDERARRAPRRRDRPTGAAAGTHFDVPLDEAPQPGGALVDVPPAGPDGRRPIVPTSLRGWANLRATVRYAVGLTAYRTGYHALRSPWYATQAGFWASVGLFRLLGRQLRWWWLSEQYGLRQAAADAKDAQLWLKLHREVKATRAWRGTVLAAELGALAIGAPVLWPLTPWWVKATAAVLGVSYLAHIGRPADRRIISPATVAGRFRRVNPDIILRAYYAAGLGHPDRPNQQITFGSTMARDASGTGSQVLIDLPFNGKTWEDVLKAKPAIAAGMDVSVNQVFVTRDPSSHRRHLLFVADRDPLAVPAGKTPLLDCKVRDIWAEAPFGLDERGRKVTLALMWISVLIGAQPRKGKTFATRLLALFAALDPYVTLLVADGKMSADWDKFRLVAHRYVCGVVPNSRDNDPIPHLLDMLREIKRHIEQVNDLLAKLPTSECPEGKITRDLSRKYPQLRVWLLVLEEFQTYFETDDQDVNKEIAGLLSFIMAVGPSAGVIILSSSQKPSGVGAGDVARLFNRYRDNHAVRFALKCGNRVVSEAILGGDAYAEGFDASTLPNGRDYRGVGILYGASDDTATVRTYLADHTDAEKILSAARKHRERAGTLTGDAAGETVAREVRDVLADVRAAFHPGEPGLHWTTIAARLAERMPEHYADLTADAASALLREHVPSVSVKVRGTVNRGARLKDLDDAINRRKSA, encoded by the coding sequence ATGGCAAGCAACCCTGATGACCGCTTCGACTGGGAGGCTTACGAAGCCGACCTGACCCGGCAGGCCGACGCGGACGTGGTCGACCTGGACGACGAACGCGCCCGCCGGGCGCCGCGCCGCCGCGACCGGCCGACCGGCGCCGCTGCCGGCACGCACTTCGACGTACCGCTCGACGAGGCGCCACAGCCCGGCGGCGCCCTGGTCGACGTTCCGCCGGCCGGGCCGGACGGACGCCGGCCGATTGTGCCAACCAGCTTGCGCGGCTGGGCGAACCTCCGCGCCACGGTCCGCTACGCCGTTGGGTTGACCGCCTACCGCACCGGCTACCACGCCCTGCGTTCCCCGTGGTACGCCACGCAGGCCGGATTCTGGGCCAGCGTTGGCCTGTTCCGGCTGCTCGGCCGACAGCTCCGTTGGTGGTGGCTCTCCGAACAGTACGGGCTACGCCAAGCGGCTGCCGACGCGAAAGACGCGCAACTGTGGCTGAAGCTGCACCGGGAGGTCAAGGCAACCCGGGCATGGCGCGGCACCGTGCTCGCCGCCGAGCTGGGCGCACTCGCCATCGGTGCGCCGGTTCTGTGGCCGCTCACCCCGTGGTGGGTGAAGGCAACCGCCGCCGTACTCGGCGTGTCCTACCTCGCCCACATCGGCCGCCCCGCCGACCGACGGATCATAAGCCCTGCCACCGTCGCCGGCCGGTTCCGCCGGGTGAACCCGGACATCATCCTCCGCGCCTACTACGCCGCCGGCCTGGGACACCCTGACCGGCCGAACCAGCAGATCACCTTCGGGTCGACCATGGCCCGGGACGCGTCCGGTACCGGCTCTCAGGTGTTAATCGATCTGCCGTTCAACGGCAAGACCTGGGAAGACGTCCTGAAGGCCAAGCCCGCCATTGCGGCCGGCATGGACGTGTCGGTGAATCAGGTGTTCGTGACCCGTGACCCGTCCTCACACCGGCGACACCTGCTGTTCGTCGCCGACCGCGACCCGCTCGCCGTCCCGGCCGGCAAGACGCCGCTGCTGGACTGCAAGGTCCGGGACATCTGGGCGGAAGCGCCGTTTGGGCTGGACGAGCGGGGACGCAAGGTCACCCTTGCCCTGATGTGGATCTCGGTCCTGATCGGTGCGCAGCCGCGCAAGGGCAAGACGTTCGCCACTCGCCTACTGGCGCTGTTCGCCGCACTTGACCCGTACGTGACGCTGCTGGTGGCCGACGGGAAGATGTCGGCCGACTGGGACAAGTTCCGCCTGGTCGCCCACCGGTACGTCTGCGGCGTGGTGCCCAACAGCCGCGACAACGACCCGATTCCGCATCTGCTCGACATGCTCCGCGAGATCAAGCGTCACATCGAGCAGGTCAACGACCTCCTTGCCAAGCTGCCGACCTCGGAGTGCCCGGAAGGGAAGATCACCCGGGACCTGTCCCGGAAGTACCCCCAGCTTCGGGTGTGGCTGCTGGTCCTGGAGGAGTTCCAGACCTACTTCGAGACTGACGACCAGGACGTGAACAAGGAGATTGCCGGCCTGCTCAGCTTCATCATGGCTGTCGGTCCGTCCGCCGGGGTCATCATCCTGTCGTCGTCGCAGAAGCCGTCCGGGGTCGGTGCCGGGGACGTGGCACGGCTGTTCAACCGCTACCGCGACAACCACGCCGTACGGTTCGCGCTCAAGTGCGGCAACCGGGTCGTCTCGGAGGCGATCCTCGGCGGGGACGCGTACGCAGAAGGGTTCGACGCCTCCACCCTGCCCAACGGCAGGGACTACCGGGGCGTGGGCATCCTCTACGGCGCCTCCGACGACACCGCCACCGTCCGGACCTACCTCGCCGACCACACCGACGCGGAGAAGATCCTCAGCGCTGCCCGCAAGCACCGGGAACGGGCCGGAACGCTGACCGGCGACGCTGCCGGGGAAACCGTCGCCCGAGAGGTCCGCGACGTGCTCGCCGACGTCCGGGCCGCGTTCCACCCCGGAGAACCCGGCCTGCACTGGACCACCATCGCCGCACGGCTGGCCGAACGGATGCCCGAGCACTACGCCGACCTGACCGCCGACGCCGCCTCTGCTCTCCTTCGCGAGCATGTACCGAGCGTGAGCGTCAAGGTGCGCGGAACGGTCAACCGGGGCGCCCGGCTCAAGGACCTGGACGACGCGATCAACCGACGCAAGAGCGCCTGA